Part of the Primulina huaijiensis isolate GDHJ02 chromosome 15, ASM1229523v2, whole genome shotgun sequence genome is shown below.
AACACCGTTCCCTTCAAAAGCAAGCTTACATTTAGCATCCTCGTGTACAGAATTATTCATAAGCTCAGAGGAGATGTCTTTCCCATGATCAATATCTTCATGACGGCTCTCTTGAACTTGTGCATTGGAAGCTGTGACAGGATCCTGCAATAGGCAGCAGAGAGAGTTCACCTTTTTCATAAGCGATTTTTCATCCAAGCCCATAGCATGTTGAGTGTCGCTCAGTAACATTTGGGAAATGTTTTCCAGCATGTCCTGGCATTCTGATGCCTTATTTGAAGGTAAATTTCCACAGATCACTTGCTCTGAAATACAATTTCCAATGTGATTCACAAGATCACTCATGGACAGAGAGTGGGGAAGTCCCTGCACCCTTGGCGGTTCCCAAATTTTGGGTACAACAGAAACGGTCTCGCCAAATTTGATGTCCCCTTCATTTACTTGTGGATCCATCACTGGCAGTAttaagatgatgataaataggaaaaaataatgaattcaaataaaaacaaatcatGTAGTCAAGAGAATAATGACAGTTTGCACGTATTTTGGAAAAGGAGGTAATGAAATAGTTACATAAATATGGTACAATAGGTAATAATAGCTCAAGCAAAGCAATGTCCCATTTCAAAAAAAGGTAAACATTCATGGAGAACCATTCACATGAAAGATTATGGTTAAGATAAGTGTTCGAGAGCAAAACAAATTCACAATTTTGACCACAAAATGTAGTAGGTGTGGGCAACATAGTAAAGATCATTTGATCGAAAAAGAGTCTCATCTCCAGATTGTGGATACCACGGACACACACATAAACAGTATACATGGatcattttattcttttttcacTTATTGAAGCCATaaccaagaaacaaaggtgtccCTAAGGTTTTAGGCCCAGGAATTAAGCATAAGATTCAAGCCCGTCAAAACGCATGATTAGAATATGAACAAACCTGAGATAGGTGATGGAGCTTCTTTAGACACATGCTGAGCGACCAAAGGATTCTGTCCAAAATTGAAGGAAGCTAATGGTGCAGCAGCTGCTGGTGCCACATCCTGGAACACAGAGGGAGATCCTTCAACAACAGTTGGCGTGTCATTACATACTTCACTTTTACATTCTTCTGAGTTTTCGAGACCAGAAACTTGTGAATCAAAATATGGTGAGTCCATGACTATCTCAGGCTGTTGGCTCAAAATACAAAGACGTGCGTCACATTGGATAAGCTTTTCATAATGCTTGTTTAACACACCTGGAGAGCACTGTAGATAATGCTGCCTATTCAAACAGTAAAAAACATTGGCCACGTTTATTATAGTTCCAAGTCTACAAAATcatggtaaaaagtaaaaacttTCCGATTTGCGTCggtcaataaaatatttattcccACCATAGTAAGGTGACTTATACATATATCAAATTTGTCAAGGAAAGAAGGGGACAGGTTCATTCATGTAGCACAAAATGAAATCAATCCTGACACAAAATTTAGAAGTATGTAGAAAAAATTGGAAGCCATGAGCGGTACTGAAACAAAATTTAGTACTGTCTAGAAATGTTTCAGGGAAAGTGGTTAGATTTTGGCAGTTGATTGGGTATAACAGATTGTCACACAAAATTTAGACGTATCTAGAAATTGGAAGCCACAAGCGGCAATGAAACAAAATTTAGTACTGTCCAGAAATGTTTTAGGGAAATGGTTAGATTTTGGTAGTTGATTGAGTATAACAGATTGTTAACACCAACAATAAGTGATGGTAATGATTTTCTCTACCGATTGTTCAAAGTGCAAGGAGCAGAGGAAATTGAAGTTTGCATGACAAAAGCCTCAATATTCTCCAGAAATGTGTATCAATGCAAAGGCATACCACCCCAACCCccaccccaaaaaaaaaaaacagaacatTCATATTAATAGCTTATAGTTTGTTCATAAGATCAATTTGCATGCATAAATACAAAATACTCCGAGCTTGTTCCTTCAAACTTGAAAGAAGAAAATGTCCCCTTGAAATTACATACAATCGATTTTCATGATCGAGATTTTGAGTGACTGCTCAATAATAGCAGCAATCCAAAATTTTCGACGACATTCAATCAATAAAATGACAAATAATGGAACACACAAACTAATTTTGAAAGTCTTACCTATATTTTTCAGCCTGCCCATCCGTAAAGTCGGCACTTGCCTGCCAGAGTGTGTGTTTTCTGGGTTGTGGATTGGTTTCCCGGTAAAAGGTGGGCTGTCGAGCCAACTGGATCACACACACGAAAATAATATGCTGAGTAATAAAGCAACAAATGGAATCACctatttttacttaaaaaatgaATAAGAAATCTGTCTTTGGGTGGTTCAGAAAAAATATTGAGAGCATAAAGTGAGAGAAACTAATTACCATAATTGTCAAAGAGTTGGGACCATTATCAGGACATTCAGCTTTCAGAGCCGTGATATCAGACCACTGTATCTCTATCTTACTCTTGAGACCGCCTTCAAGAACTTCCCAAACAAGTTTATGCTTTGCAAAATAACACTTAGCAACCAGATCACCTTCATATCTTGACTCATACTGCCAAAAGATGATTGGTcagcaaaaaaattaaagaatttacTCTTTAGAAGATGCCGAAGAAcactacaaataaaataaaattttctggaaaaacttatTTGTTAGAGCAAGAACGTGAATTGACCAGTTATATCTTGGTTTCGTAGCTTAGTTCTGTATGACCAGAAACAGTGCAAATAACTAGACCTTCAAAAAGTATTTCTTTCATCAAGTCATTCCAAGAAACAAACTTCTGTCTGGAATAAATACAACTGAAAAGATTTGGCTAGAATTAGGGTAACTGGAATATAAATTCTCTTCTTTTAATCCAAAACAGTTTCATTAAACATTGCTTCAACTTGAATGCCTAAGCTCTATTTATACATAACATCATAATACTCCAGATTCTTACATGTGGAGAGCTGGTGAAAGAACGGGTATTATGGCACCCAATTGTCACCAACTTGACTGCCACGATAGTGATATCAAATTACTCTTCAAATTTAAAGCAAAACAGACAGAGTTCTTTCTCAAACAAAAAGAAATTTTGGTAAGAACATTGTAGGCAAAAGTTCAGAATATTACCTCCCACGTGCCAATTCTCAATAACAAAGCTGGAAAATTTGAAGCCTTCAGCTTGTCATTCACGCACGAAGCAACAGTTCCCTTCACATCGGTTTTGGTAAGGGAGTGTGCATTTCCACCAGGCTGCAACATAGTAGGAGCAGTGGTCCCTTGTGAGAGTCTCATTTGGATCAAGTCTATCAAAGATGGACTCTTTCTAAGCCTCAAACCTAAAGGACTCGGTTCGTCAAGAGGGTTGTATTCCGATGGCGAAACAGGAAGCTGGTGATTTCTTGAGCTCCACtgttaattaaaaaacaaatcatTGCAAGAGGAATCAAAAGCTGTAGAACGAGTGGGAAAACATGCCAGGGAAACTCGGATAAAGTAAAACACCTACAAGCGCACTATAAAGTAAACAACAAACAACTGCAACAATAATCAGTGCATCAATAAACAAAGATATATGTGTAACGATAGTTCATCTCATTACTTCTTTACATCGAAATTCACCAAGCTTTATAAATATACAAATCAAAGATAACTACTGTTGAGAAATTCGTTTTCCCCATGCTATTCAAcgattattattataaaacacGATAACAATAAACCAAAAAATGGAAAATTAAATACATCAGGAAACTACACGCGATAGGATCCCGACTAATCACGGagacaaaaaaacaaatcaaagcAAAAAACATAAACCCTAAACCCGGAATCGGcaataaaatatgatcattaaaACTCTAGCAATCAGCTATAGTTTAAAAACCTGGTTAGTTTGAGAAGCGGATGAGCGAGATCGTTTGGCAAGAGGCCCATACTCCTCCGAAAAATCTTCAACCCCCTCGACATGCGGCGATCCCATCAGCTGAACCATCCAATCACAATATCCAAAAATCCAAGAATATTGGAATTCCCTAACCAAATTCGAAATGGAGAATCGGGAATTCCAACTTTATGCGGAGTAAAATGAGAATTACCTCCCTGTTACAAATTAAGAATTATCCACCTTCTCCTTAATAATTTGTGCGTGTTATTGAGGAGAACAAGATATAGAGGAGAAGGCAGAATGTATTACGGTGACATCGCATTCGATCAATATTTGATGGCATGAATTCATGTAACGAGGTTTCTATTTTAAAGACGATTATACCCCTGCAGGTATATAGACTGTCAATACCTTCGAGTGTTATGTTTGCTCCAATTTCCAACCGAATTAATTTTGTATCAATGTCATGATAAATGTGAttaacgtaattttttttatatttatttgattgtggAAAACTGGAAATTATGAAGTAAATAtcatttagaataaaataatcGTATCGAATTAGATACATAAATTCGCTGatagataaatttaaaattattaaatctaGTTATAGTTTCGGATGAGTCAATAATTATGTCATGTGATCATATTAAGCACGAATCTTGTTGTGTTAGATTGTGAGACACATCGTGTCAGAGCCTTATTTAATTTTGTCAAGGCATGAGTCTTATCTTATCACGATATGGTTTAACCTTTAATTTTAAGGCCAATTTCTTAGAATTTCTTGCAAAGAAAACacctataaatacatcattttggtgagaaaatatgatattgaaatgTTACATTTCATTCTCTAATTATTCTTTTCGTCCAAAAAATATGTATTGTCTTTACCCAATTTTTTCGGACATCATAGTAGATAAAAACAGTTTATAATAATCATCGACAAATCACAAAATAATCACATGGtcactaattttaaaaatccaaaaaatattatatttgtcaTATATCTCGAACATaacaaaaatttattcaaatcaGTTATAAAAGCGTATTTCAAAGTTGTTAATGTAAATGTGATATCTATATTTACAACTAAAGTagttcttaacataaaaaaattagtgtaagaaaaaaatttgtgcaCACGACATTATTTAGTATATAATTATCCAACCAAATATCGAGCCACGGACAGTGGGGGAATTTAGGTGGAGTCTCACAACTACATCCTTGCGTTGCGCGTGCCTGAGTCGGGTCCTGATTCGTTTTCCGCACGTGTTTTCCCTGTCCTTGTGGCACAGAACAGCTGGCCCACATGTAGGGGGGAAGTTTTAAAAGGAaagcatttaaataatttttttttatttttatgtatataaaacgaggatttatttaaatttaacttTGAGTAACtaatgataaaaaattaaaataaaaaatatatttgataaaaaaattcaaataactaACTATCACATGCAATCGATCATATTTGAGCAGTGGTCTTAGaaccatttatttattattttagaaaGGGATAAAAAGTGAGTTTGTGATTTGTTTATATAACACagaaaaaaatatgagaaaaacaTAAACACCAAAAACTCACATGAGAACATATTAGAAGTTAATTTTGTGCTGCGAATCTTCGCCTCGACCCGAACCAAtccattgaatttattatttcttatgtcaaGATTATTATTTTCGATGCAGATATGAATTAGATCGAATCGTCTCACGAATCATCTGTCCAGAAATCAAAGTATTCATACATTTACATTATTCCAATCCAGATACACAACCATGAATAAATGTATGTTTAGACGCAAATGATAATGACTACAAAAATCTGATAAATCAATTATTGgtcaataataaatttattaccaaaacattttctttttttttttcagtatgAAGGGTTAAACAAATCTCGTGATCCAACAATAAAAAAAGGTTATGAAAAAGAAGAATTAAAGTCGTGAGCTgtatccatctttctttttacAAAGAAGGTTTGGGTATATCTGTTCAGGCATCGATATTACACTTAGTCGGCCGTAGAAAAAACGTGGATCAAGAAAGAAATCAAATAAGATTGTGGAACATACTTTTTCGGATAGAgggaattctttttttttttttttttaaatattcgtAAATATTTGTTTAACGAAACAATCACAAAGTTTAACAATACCAATCGTTTGATTTGTGTACTATTGTGTCAACGACGCATAACATAAGTGAAAACAGATAACAAGGttttatttggaaaaatattttaatgtgttTATAAGTGGGAAAAAAACTTTAGAGTATGTGTTTGGATaagttttttataaaatatttttgagatgcGTTTTCTggtattttagaatttaaaaatgTGGGATAGAcgataattaaaatttgtatatataataGTTGTTCAAACACATTTAactataaaatacatatttattcttaaaacaactttcaaaatattttattaaaaaaaattataaatatctaGGTAAACGTAATCTTTAATGGGAAGAGATATAAGATATGACTATCAAACTCTGTTCTTTTTCTCTAAATATTTGAACCGACCAAGCTTTTAGTTCCATAATGGGCCAAATTTAATATGTGAAAAGTTGGTTCAACTTGGCCCAATGTATTATATCAGGTCTATTCTATAATCATTATTAAGCACGAGCCTTGTTGCGTTAGATTGTGGGACACGTCGTATTAGAGCGTCAATTAACTTTACCGCGACACGAGTCCTATAGTCGGCAACTACTCTTGGGTATTCTAAGGCATCATGGGGttataaattttatgatcccaattaaaagaaaatgtttgaGATGGGAATTGCAATATTTTTTGAGGACATTGAGTTTGGAGGAAGAATAAAGCAACAAACTTTGTATTCGAGGAAAAATAGGTTCCAACTACTCTTCAAGAGGATCTGGTTCATATCCCATTCATTGATACTCATAATGTTCAGGATTGTATTGATGTTATTAATCAGGATGTGATGCAAATACAATAAGACATTGTGTAAGGACCtcacatcgtattatcgtaaatcatattttgattctcgataattcatgaaattgtcATGTTATTAAGTGTATGAAGTATATAATTGATaatgaaagtgagaaaatatgttgtgataatgaaatattgtagtaataattgatttgtgtttgaatgttgTGCTGAACAACAATAGAGAAGTCGCACATATTACGGTCTTTAGCATAATTATCTGAGTATTGcttcaaatgaaatgaaaccaatttcattagaaagctaatacatagtactaaaattttcatgttttgagttttgtacAAATCTATTTGGAAATAGAGGCAAAATCATCTCAAAATGTATCGCATACATTGAAGTTCTTGTACTGACATATTTTGGGAGAACGATCATAACTCTCGCGTCCAATATCTAAATTGAGTGAGGTTAGTGGCAAATGAAAGCAAGATATAGatatacaactttcatgttgaccacttttgttAATTTGAAACCTCAAATAACGTTTCGGACATAACAAGGCACGTACCCGCGCAGGATCTAGCGCAGCTTTGTAAAACATCTTCCGGACAGAACTAGGCGCGCGCCCACGCCAGTTCTTGCGCCTATGCACGCACTGCCTTTGCTGCACACGATTTAAGGCCAATAAGAATGGATTTTATCATAATCTATCTTCCATTTCCACTTAACGTTGaaggaaaaacaagaaaacaaagttCTATTGTTCGAATCTATCTCGAAACGTTGTCGAAActcgaaacaaattatatatttggaatACTCGTGTTGAGAGCGTTCTTTTGAGGTAATTTTTTCTCGAttcagaaattttatttattgaattgtttgaatagcatgtatttgaattcgaattcaatatatgcgatagaataaccgacaaaaAACTAACTTTCAAAGTcagaattgaattatgttatgatttcaaatttatatgaattttcaaattttcaaaacaattgtgaaacttgaaattttgattgtaaatgattgtataatAATAAGTTATTAGGATTTATAATACGATGTAATTATACTAATAACATAAAGGTTAAACTAAATAGCGTAAAATGAACTGATACATTCAAATACGCTATTAGGGTTGCATTTGAATGAatgattgaaataaatattttgattatatagATAAATTTTCTGTACTGAAATCCTAAAGCTACATTGAActggaaacgaagaattgatGTATGTTGTGAtcgagtaacatacgacaggtatctgtatccTTGATTGATTTGAATGGAaatatgtgtctatatgccttatttgttaaGTTGTTGTGGCATACACGACATTCATGATTGATAgatcgatgtataaaataaatattttgttaacacacatcattttatacatgtatcgatacatgacatgcacgttgagctatgatcatTGGATACCTTGATATAATTGGATTTTGATTATGGGGTTTTGAGCAAGAtactatgtttggcattatgtgaCCTATAAAACATAGTCATTTGTGGTCCCTATGATTGATTGGTTGAGATTTGATGGAGCTTTGCTGACGCTATAATACGGATATTCCCTTATACTTGACTGAGGTCAGTGTgtcagctcgagcattgatttgatagcgattcgattggttCCGATACTTGCTCATTGGATGGACATTTGACCTGATATCTCCACGACatgcatgcattgcatatcatatatcattgtgtagatacatgttgtatatattatggttgttccatacggagTGTTTGCTCACCCCCCAAGTGAGgatgttgttgtctttgtgtgtgaataatgacaggtactccaggttaTCAGGAGACCGAAGAAGGTATTTCTGGAGAGAATCACATCTGAGTCGAGGTTGAGTGTTATATCCTagtgtatatatgtatctatataccggggcatgtcacGGGGATATGAATTATTTGTATGTAGTTGATTTCAATCATGCGTGAGCTTATTTTATGATGTGATGTGTTTAGACGAGACTTTattaaatactatttttagtattataattatagttatcacatttaaggctcattgtaaagaaaatttttactcgttttccGTTGTAATTAATCAactctaatcaaattgcattgtgataaagattaagagttaagggccccacacaTTGTCAATCAACTCCCAAGAGAACAACCTCAAGAATAGGGATTATAATTTTTTCCATGGGTTTGGGGCCCCACGGAAAAAACCCGAAATGGGGATGGGGATCCtcgattttttcgggttcgaggatttttttaaatccccgATATAGTTCGGGACGGGTATGAGATTACTATCCCCATCCCCAAAATCCCCCAACCCgccccaaaaataatatcaataataaaataatagtattattagtattaataatataataatattattatttttttaatattaataataatattattattaatattgatattgatattgatattaatattaatattaatactatctctaataataatagataataataagttttggtttgagatTATCTCCGAATCCATTATCGTCTtaccatattaatatttttgaaacgcgGATGGAAGCGGGGATGGGAATTTGATCCCCGAAGTTTCGAGTTTGGAGATTCTCCGAACCCAAAAAAGTGGGGATTGGGGCGAGTATGGGGGTGGGGATGGAATTCAGGGATGGGGATGGCAAACCCGCCCCCGCCCCGGCCTATTGCCATTCCTACTCAAGAACTAGGGTCTTAAGAACAAGTGTATTTACAGAGGTTCATTAGAGAAAGGGCGCTATTCCGGATGATTACATAGTGCTACTCCAAAACACGAGGAAAATAATGGTATGGTGGAGGATGATCCAATCTACTTTTAGTCAAGCCATGCaagattcaaattttcaaaagtgGGTCAAGGCAATGAGTGGAGTATAATTCAatgcaagaatatggtgtgCAAACTTAAAAAGTCCATATATGGATTAAAGCAAGCTTCTCGTCAATGGTACCACAAGTTTCATCAAATAATTATCTCATTTGGTTTTGAGATGAATGAATTAGATGATTGTGTGGATCATAAATTTAGTGGGAGTAagcatatctttttgattttatACGTTATCATTTTGCTTACCACAAACGATATTTATATGTGGAAGgataccaaaaaaaaatctcTAGAAATTTCTTCAAATGAAAACATTTCTATTCTTGTTTTTTCTGAAAATGTGAGTACTTGAGCTCCCACAGGTAATTCCCATACCTGTTTTAGCAGTGAACTCGATCGATCAACCGACAATTTACGTTGAAAAGATGGAGATGGTATATATCATTCATATTTTCATGCTGGAGTTTGAGCTTACTGATTAGAGTGTTATATGCACAAACGAATCCTGCGTGAAGCTACTCCAACATCCCAACCACTATCAGATTTTGCAACGTTCCCACCCGAAGCTCTACCTACGTAACACCTAAAAAATATGCCAGTGCGAAACCAATACATTCATAACAATAAAAGACAATCGAAAATCTTGAATCTTTTAAGAGTCTTCATGTTCTTATTGCGATCTATGCTAAAGGACTCCATTGAAATATACGAGAGGTATAAAAAATGACTGATTAAAGTTAAATAAATGTGGTGAGAGATAATGCCAAGATCATTTCACGTCTTTTTAACTTTCAAAAATTGAATTTCCCTCTATAGAtttcaagtatttttttaaaaaaatatataggtataaaatttaattttcattattaatatatgtgtatatatttatatgtctcGGGTTTTGATTCGAGTCGTCTTTTTTGGGTCCATGCAGCCCATGCCCTGTTGTGCATTTGCCATGCCACTTAAGTATATTATGAAATCGATCTTTTCGAAAGGGGAGAAAAAGAGTTAAACCGACAATTTAAATATCACTGCTAGTTGAATCTGGGCGTAAAAATATATACTAAATGTGTGTGTTTTtccatttatttaaattatggaaGCTAATATTCAATGACATAAATAATTTaccgataaaaataaaatactaaaacataTGAAcagaatataaatttttatttatactgGAATCAACGAAAAACAAACATCATTAAGTTGATTTTGTACTCAGTTGAGAATTGTTCTTCCCAGAAAGAAATTAAGTATGATTGATCCCAAATAAAGAAATCGATATATGCCCGCAGTTAAAAGGTGGTGCCATAAAAATGTAAAGATCATATTCCCGACATCGATGATTGATCATCGTATGGAACATATTTTTACAGGAATATTGTGTggtataataaaaatataaagataCGCTGCACTTTACTATCTTTTCAAAAAGTAAGCAGCTTGCGTAAACCGGAGAAGGATGAATATTATTAACAAATGTTTGGGCTTCCTCTTCCAAAGAAAAGAATACACAGTCACTATATCTACTGTACAAAACTTGCACACACAAAGGGAGCTCCGGCCAGAAGACCAAAATTATGGGTTCGTTCGTGCACTCTTTTCGCACTTTAATTCAAGGTACTCCAACttccatattttatttttattattattatatatataataacatgTTACTATAAATATTGATTTTGTGTATATATAGATGGACCCATTTGGGGTTGAATGCGATATTGGTGCTTAGATTTCTTGTGTGTACTGACGCAttaatgaagaagaaaagaaaagtggCAATATTGCTTTAACTATTTGTACCAACCCAATTCTCATATATGGCAACGATGCATATATATTCAGTAAAATCAATGTTTcatctttttaaaatatatacatatctcTTGTGAGTACGATTGATGTTCTTTGTTTTAATCTTGGGTTTCAatccatttttattttaaaaaatttgactgttttttttttttttttttttttttttttttttttttttgatttataTTGAAATTGAGTGCCGAACATTTATGtccataaatttaaatattacccaaataaaaaaaatgtttatttgtttttatcattcttggttttctttatatatagtattttgtttttatggACTCATTTTTTGTCTTGGGCTTGGTGCGTATTGCCGTTTTTGTTATACAGGTACCTACTTCACTCTCCTTTATCTTTCATATGTACTAGTTTTTTAGCCTCGGAAATTATACTAAGCTTTTTCCTGAATTCTGAATTTGAATAAGCATCCTGTCTCTTccccattttttttttgtgccgATGGATACAATAATTGTTTTCGATTTACCTACCccacatttaaattttatttgactGATCAccaactttcaaattttcttgaaattaaaatttaactttttagAGACTAAGATATCGTTTGTTGCATAAGATAAAACATTGAATTAAATCATTGTTTGGTTCTTTAAATTGACCAAACGAAACCACAACTTGCATCTAAACTTGATGGTTTCAAGTTACTTTTTAAAATCAAAGCTACAGTTACCCTAGcctaggaaaaaaaaaacccctaCAAATCAATTGACCAAATTACCCTATAAACAACGATTTTTCCTAGTGCCCAACCGATACAATAAGATGCTTTGTTTTAATAATAGAAGCTAtgctaataattaaattaagatgtgtatgtgtgtgtgtgtgtgtgtattttattttattttttgaagaaaattggTATTGGACGTGGCAATTGCTCGTGCTAGGCTTTCCAACTAACCACGTTGGGGTTAGGGCTTTGGTTTAATGGTAGTCTCGAAAAAAAGGGCCTCGAAATTGATGCATGTTTGGTCAGTAAAGCTGGAACAGTATTCAACTGCAGGGAGGGGATACAGAGGGGATTTTCTCATTTCTGAAGGTTAAATTAAGGACCAAAAAATGGCGCAGAGAAATCTAGCAACACTGGGGACACAACTTTAGTGCTTCTATGCATTAAACTGGCAAATTATTGTCCacacataaataaaatattaataatttagagGAAAATGtccatatattatatttttataagaaACATATATTATAGATCTAGTTACTTGCGTATGAAAGGGATCGAGCTAAAAAAACTGGGTTTATGggataaattttttaatcaattttatgTAGTTGGGGCTAAATGAAGCTAAAATTACACAATAAATAATCCGTTTACTTGgaaaatttttttgtatatgtatatgggAAATTATTTATATGATGAAATATTATTTGGACTAAGAAAATCTTATATAGTTTATTTCATTCCTC
Proteins encoded:
- the LOC140959792 gene encoding uncharacterized protein, which encodes MVQLMGSPHVEGVEDFSEEYGPLAKRSRSSASQTNQWSSRNHQLPVSPSEYNPLDEPSPLGLRLRKSPSLIDLIQMRLSQGTTAPTMLQPGGNAHSLTKTDVKGTVASCVNDKLKASNFPALLLRIGTWEYESRYEGDLVAKCYFAKHKLVWEVLEGGLKSKIEIQWSDITALKAECPDNGPNSLTIMLARQPTFYRETNPQPRKHTLWQASADFTDGQAEKYRQHYLQCSPGVLNKHYEKLIQCDARLCILSQQPEIVMDSPYFDSQVSGLENSEECKSEVCNDTPTVVEGSPSVFQDVAPAAAAPLASFNFGQNPLVAQHVSKEAPSPISVMDPQVNEGDIKFGETVSVVPKIWEPPRVQGLPHSLSMSDLVNHIGNCISEQVICGNLPSNKASECQDMLENISQMLLSDTQHAMGLDEKSLMKKVNSLCCLLQDPVTASNAQVQESRHEDIDHGKDISSELMNNSVHEDAKCKLAFEGNGVDINQGPSISRKDSLNDFLLHLPHIASLPKFLVGISEDDEYQAT